The Thermomonospora curvata DSM 43183 DNA segment CTGTGACCAGAGTCCTGTTTCGGGGCTCCGGCCGAGGAGACCTGGGGAGGGATGTGGCGTATGGAGGGTCGTGACCTCACCGCGGTGTGGGCCCGTACGCTCGCAGCCCTGTCGGAGGGGGACCTGCCGCCCAGCTATCGCGCCTGGCTGCCCTTGGTACGCCCATTGGCGCTGGTAGAGGGCACCGCACTGCTGGCCGCGCCGAACGAGTTCGCCAAGGACGCCCTGGAGACGCGGCTGCGCGGGCTCATCACTCAGGCGCTCTCGGCCGAACTCGGCAGGGAGATCCGGGTGGCGGTGACGGTGCAGCCCGAGCCGCCGTCCGACCCCGCGCCCGCCGACCGCGCGCAGCCCGCCCCGCCGGCCTACCGCGGCCAGTCGCACCCCGGAGTTATCCACAGCCCCGGGGGGGCCGGTGGATATCCCGAAGGCGGCTATGGCGGGCCCGTCGGCCAGGGGTATCCCCCGCCGCGCGACGGCGGCCACGACGACTCCGATCACGACGGCGTCCACCCGCCCGGACGTCACCGCGCCTACCAGCCCCACCCGGGCGACTATGAGGGACGCCACGCCGGCGGCCACGATCGCGACGGCGAGCCCGGACACCATCGAGGCCCCGAGGCCGCCCCCCACGGCGAGGAATCCCCGTGGAGGCCGGGGGTCCACATGCCTCCTCATCTGAGCGACCGGCCCGGCGGAGCGCTCCACTACGAGAACCGCTACGAAGAGGGCGCCGGACGCGCCGGGGAGAACTCGGCCGATCTGGGAACGCACCACGACCATCAGGGCGCCGCTCCCCGGCCCGACGACCCGCACCGGCCGTTTGCGGACCGCCCGTTCGGCGAGGGCGCCGGCCGCCCCGGCGAGGGTCCCGGCCTGTTCCCGATCCCGGACGCGCGGCACTCGGCCGAGGGCATGCTCCCGGCCGACCCGGCGCCCCCCGGCCAGGGCCGGCACCGCTCCGACGAGCACGGGCACGGCGAGGCGGGACACCTGCCGCCTCCCGGCCAGGGTCCGCGGCCCTATGAGGGAACGTTCACCGGCCCGTTCGGGCAGCCTCCCGCCGACGGTCCCCTGAATCAGGGGCGTCCCGCGGGCGGCCGGGCCGACCGTCCCGGCGACGGCGGGGAGCACGAGCAGCAGCCCTGGCAGCGGCGGCCGGCGGCCGAGCCCCGGCCCGGTTCCGAGCACGCCCGGCTGAACCCCAAGTACACCTTCGAGACGTTCGTCATCGGCTCGTCCAACCGGTTCGCCCACGCCGCCGCCGTGGCGGTCGCCGAGCAGCCCGCCAAGGCCTACAACCCGCTGTTCATCTACGGCGACTCCGGGCTGGGCAAGACGCACCTGCTGCACGCCATCGGCCACTACGCCCAGAGCCTGTTCAGCGGGGTGCGCGTCCGGTACGTCAGCTCCGAAGAGTTCACCAACGACTTCATCAACGCCATCCGGGACGGCAAGGCCGACCATTTCCGCCGCCGCTACCGGGACATCGACATCCTCCTGGTCGACGACATCCAGTTCCTGGAGGGCAAGGAGCAGACCCAGGAGGAGTTCTTCCACACCTTCAACACCCTCCACAACGCCAGCAAGCAGATCGTGATCTCCAGCGACCGGCCGCCCAAGGACCTGGTGACGCTGGAGGACCGGCTGCGCAACCGCTTCGAGTGGGGCCTGACCACCGACGTGCAGCCGCCGGAGCTGGAGACCCGGATCGCGATCCTGCAGAAGAAGGCCCGCCAGGAGGGGCTGGCGGTGCCGCAGGACGTGGTGGAGTTCATCGCCTCCCAGATCGCCACCAACATCCGCGAGCTGGAGGGCGCGCTGATCCGGGTCACCGCCTACGCCAGCCTCAACCGCCAGTCGGTGGACATGCGGGTGGCCGAGACGGTCCTCAAGGACCTGATCCCCGACGACAGCGGGCCCGAGATCACCGCCGCGATGATCATGGCGCAGACGGTGGAGTACTTCGGCACCACCATCGAGGACCTGTGCGGCCCCTCCCGGTCCCGGATGCTGGTGACCGCCCGGCAGATCGCCATGTACCTGTGCCGGGAGCTGACCGACCTGTCCCTGCCCAAGATCGGCGCGCAGTTCGGCGGCCGGGACCACACCACCGTCATGCACGCCGAGCGCAAGATCCGCGCGCTGATGGCCGAGCGCCGTGCCATCTACAACCAGGTCACCGAGCTGACCGGGCGCATCAAGAACCAGGCCCGCAAGCGCTGAGGACAACCGCCTGCGGGCGTCCACAGACGCCGCCGCGCGAGCCCCGTCCGTTGTGCCGGTTTTTGTCAGATCAGCGTGAAACTATCCACACAGGCTGGGGATAACTCTGTGGATCAGTGCCCGAAACCTGGGGAGAACCTGGGGACATCCTGGGGACGAGGTGTGCACGGCCGAGCCCGCCACCGCGTACCGTTGGGGACAACCTGGGGACAACCTGGGGATGAGTTGGGGATGGCCTGGGGACAACCCCGGCCCGAACCGCATTCGAAGCCGCGAAGACGCTCAAGAATCCGCATGATCACCGGCCGACGGTCCACAGTGGTGGATATCGCGCCGCGAGGCTGCGGACAACCGGTGGATAAGTGGGGGATAACGTGTGGACGAGGTGTGGGGATGATTCGGCCATCCCCAGGGCGCTCGCCTTCGTCCACCGCCCACCCACAGCCCCGGTGGATAACCAAACGCCCGGTGACCTGCGAAGACACCGGTTATCCCCAGTATCCACAGGCCCTATGACCAATACGGCTCTGTTTAAACAACGAAGGAAATCTCGACTCAACTCAGGGCCTGGGGACAACGCGCCCGACCCCGCTGCAAGTCGAGCCACCACGATCCGAACCCTGCAGGAAGGCGAGTCCCCGTGAAGTTCCGTATCGACCGAGACGCCCTCGCCGACGCCGTGGCCTGGACCGCCCGGTCGTTGCCGCAGCGCCCCCCGGTGCCGGTACTGGGCGGCATGCACCTGGAGGCGGGCGACCGGCTCAAGCTGTCGGCGTTCGACTACGAGGTGTCCGCTCAGGTCACCACCGACATCGACGCCGAGGAGCCGGGAACCGTGCTGGTGCCCGGGCGGCTGCTGGCCGACATCTCACGCGCCCTCCCTCCACACCCTGTGGAGGTGACCGCCGACGGCAGCAAGGTGATGCTGCGCTGCGGCAGCGCCAAGTTCACCCTCCCCACCATGCCGGTGGAGGACTACCCGTCGCTGCCGGAGATGCCCCCGGCCGCCGGGTCGGTGGGCAGCGACGAGTTCGCCGTCGCGGTCAACCAGGTGGCCATCGCCGCCGGCAAGGACGACACCATCCCCATGCTCACCGGCGTGCGCGTGGAGATCGACGGCGAGACCGTCACGCTGGCCTCCACCGACCGCTACCGGCTGGCCGTGCGGGAGCTGCAGTGGAAGCCGGAACGGCCGGACTTCTCCGCCGCCGCCCTGGTGCCCGCCCGCACCCTCGCCGACACCGCCAAGTCGCTGACCTCCGGCGCGGAGGTGGAGGTGGCGCTGGGCGGCGCCGGCAGCACCGGAGAGGGCATGATCGGTTTCTCCGGCGGCGGCCGCCGCACCACCACCCGGCTGCTGGACGGTGACTTCGTCAAGTACCGCTCGCTGCTGCCCACCGAATACGCCGGCATGGCCGAGGTGCAGACCGGCCCGTTCATCGAGGCGGTCAAGCGGGTGTCGCTGGTGGCCGAGCGCAACACCCCGGTGCGGCTGGCCTTCAGCCAGGGCGAGGTCGTGCTGGAGGCCGGCACCGGCGATGAGGCCCAGGCCGTGGAGGCGCTGGAGGCCACGCTGGAGGGCGAGGACATCAACATCGCCTTCAACCACGGCTTCCTGCTGGACGGGCTGTCGCAGATCGGTTCGGACGTGGCGCGGCTGTCGTTCACCACGCCCACCAAGCCCGCCGTGCTGACCGGCAAGCCGCCGGAGGAGGGCGCCACCCCCTCCTACCGCTACCTGATCATGCCGGTGCGGCTGTCGGGATGAGGCGGCCCGATCCGGGTAACCCGGATCCGGGGAGCACAGACGGCACGGCGGCAGGCCGTGTCACCGCCACAGGAAGCCGCCGCTCCCGTGACCTGGAGCTGGTCATGGGAGCGGCGCACCGGGGGCCTGCGGGGTCCGCCGCCGCGCACCGGGGCCGGCCGGCGCGGCACGAAGGCACCCCCGGCCCGCCGGCATGCTTGGACGACGCGGGCCGCCGCGCACCGGGACGCATCCGGAGTGCCCGCCCGCCGATCGGCGCGTCGAAGGAAGGCTTGAGCCCATGCACATCGGGATGGTCGGACTGGGCCGTATGGGCGGGAACATGGCCGAGCGGCTGCGCCGCGGCGGCCACACGGTCGTCGGCTACGACCGTGACCCGTCCCTCAGCGACGTGAGCGGCCTTCAGGAGCTGGTGGAGCGGCTGCCCGCGCCCCGGGCGGTGTGGGTGATGCTGCCCGCCGGGGAACCGACCCGGCAGACCGTCCACAGCCTGGGGGAGCTCCTGGAGCCGGGGGACGTGGTCATCGACGGCGGCAACAGCAACTACCGGGACGATCAGGAGCACGGCGCACGGCTGGCCGCCAAGGGCATCGGCTTCATCGACTGCGGCGTCAGCGGCGGGGTGTGGGGGCTGGAGAACGGCTATGCCCTCATGGTCGGCGGCGAAGAAGAGCACGTGAGGCGGCTGATGCCGATCTTCGAAACCCTCAAGCCGGCCGGCGAGTACGGCTTCGTGCACGCCGGGAAGGTCGGGGCGGGCCACTTCGTGAAGATGGTCCACAACGGCATCGAGTACGGGATGATGCAGGCCTTCGCCGAGGGCTATGAGCTGATCGCCGCCAGCGGGCTGGTCAAGGACGTCCCGGAGACCTTCCGCAGCTGGAAGGAGGGCACGGTCATCCGCTCCTGGCTGCTGGACCTGCTGGTGCGCGCCCTGGAGGACGACCCCGGCCTGGAGGGCATCCGCGGCTACGCCCAGGACTCCGGCGAGGGCCGCTGGACGGTCCAGGCGGCCGTGGACCACGCGGTGCCGCTGCCGGTGATCACCGCCGCGCTGTACGCCCGGTTCGCCTCCCGGCAGGACGACTCGCCGGCGATGCGGGTGGTGGCGGCGCTGCGCAACCAGTTCGGCGGCCACGCGGTCGAGTCCGCCAAGGGCGCCGACTCCCCCGGCGCCGACGTCGCTCCCCCCGCCGTCTGATCTCCGGGGCCATATGCCCGCACATCCACCTCCTGTGGATGACCGCCCGGCCCGCCCGTCTTTTTCCACAGCCTGTGGACGGACTGCGACAGTCATACCTCTGCCCTACCCTCGTGTCCGTGCACGTGGCCCACCTGTCGCTCCAGGACTTCCGCTCTTACGCGACCGCGGAGATCGCGTTGGAGCCCGGGGTGAGCGTGTTCGTGGGCCCCAACGGGCAGGGCAAGACCAATCTGATGGAGGCGATCGGCTACGTCGCCGCGCACTCCAGTCACCGGGTGGCCACCGACGCCCCTCTCATCCGGCAGGGCGCGCCGCGGGCCATCGTCCGGGCCGGGGTGGTGCGCGACGATCGCAAGGCCCTGATCGAACTGGAGATCAACCCCGGCAGATCCAACCGGGCCAGGCTGAACCGCGCCCCCGTCCCCAGGCCGCGCGAGATCCTGGGGATGCTGCGCACCGTCCTGTTCGCCCCCGAAGACCTGGCGCTGGTCAAAGGCGACCCGGGGGAGCGGCGCCGCTTCCTGGACGAGCTGCTGACCGCGCGGGCCCCGCGCCTGGCCGGGGTCCGCGCCGACTACGACCGCGTCCTGCGGCAGCGCAACGCCCTGCTGAAGTCCGCCGCCGCGCACCGGCGTCCCCCCGGCCCGGAGATGCTGGCCACGCTGGAGGTGTGGGACTCCCACCTGGCCCGCGTCGGCGCCGAACTGCTGGCCGCCCGCCTCAAGCTGGTGGCCGACCTGAGTCCGCTGGCGGCCAAGGCGTACGCCGCGCTGGCCCCCGGCGGCGGCATCGCCTCGCTGGCCTACCGCAGCTCCCTGGGCGAACGGCTGCCCGAGGACCGGATGCCCGTCCCCCGGCAGACGCTGGCCCCCCTGATCGAAGAGGCGCTGCGCGAGGTCCGCCGGCAAGAGCTGGAACGCGGGGTCAGCCTGGTCGGCCCGCACCGCGATGAGCTGGTCCTGCAGCTGGGCGGGATGCCGGCCCGCGGGTTCGCCAGCCACGGGGAGTCCTGGTCGCTGGCCCTGGCGCTGCGGCTGGCCGCCTTCGAGCTGCTGCGGGCCGACGGCGACGACCCCGTGCTGATCCTGGACGACGTGTTCGCCGAACTGGACACCGGCCGACGCCGCCGGCTGGCGGAACTGGTGGCCCCGGCCGAGCAGGTGCTCATCACCGCCGCGGTGCCCGCCGACGTCCCCGCCGAGCTGCGCGGCGCCTCCTTCACCGTGGAGAACGGAGCGGTGACCCGTGACCTCTGAGCCGAACAAGGATCCACACCCGGCGGACGACCCCGCCGAGCCCGCCCCGCCGGCGCCGGCCTCCGGCAAGTCGGGCATCGAACTGGCCCGGGAGGCCCTCGCGCAGGCCCGGGCCGACGCGCTCAAGCGCGGCACGACGCCCGGCCGGGGGCGGCGCAAGAACGTGCCGCGGCCCAGGCCGGTGCGCGAGGTCGGCCGCGGCGGCGACCCCAAGCCGTTCGGCGCGGCGATCCGCGAGCTGCTGGCCGCCCGCGGCTGGGAGCAGCGGGCCGCGGTCGGCGGGGTGTTCGGCAACTGGCCGCGCATCGTCGGCCCCGAGCTGGCCCGGCACACCAAGCCGGAGCGGTTCGACGACGGGGAGCTGACGATCGTCGCCGACTCCAACGCCTGGGCCCAGCAGGTCCGGCTGCTGTCGGCGCAACTGGTCCGGCGGCTGAACGAGGAGCTGGGGCACGGCACGGTGCGCCGGGTCAAGGTCCTCGGCCCCGCCTCCGGGCCCCGGCGCCCCGGAGCCTGGCGGGTGCGGTGAATCCCGGTCACGGGCGGTTCGCGGAGGGCGTACCCGGAGTGAACATCCGTTCGCATCGATTACCGGCGAGTTTCGCTGCCAGCGCTTCATAGCCCCAACAAGCCCCCCTGGTGCATGGGGGGATTCACCTGGAGGCCTGATCGACCGTCAAACGCGCTCCTAGCGCCCAGGAGTGGCCCTTTTTGGCAGATGACCCGGTAGAATGAGCACGGGTTCAGGATGCTGCGCCGCCACGGGTCGTCTGAGTCTGTGTAGGGAACCAACGGACGCCCCCTAAGTGTGTTACGGGGCACACCGCAACGCCTTGCTCGCACTCCCCGGGCGTGGCACGGCGGCGAACATCCCCGGCAGGAGGATCTCCTTTGGCGTACGACGCTAGTTCCATCACTGTCCTTGAAGGCCTGGAGGCGGTGCGCAAACGCCCGGGCATGTACATCGGCTCCACCGGCGAACGCGGGCTGCACCACCTGGTCTACGAGATAGTCGACAACTCCGTCGACGAGGCGCTGGCGGGCTACGCCGACACCATCGAGGTGACGCTGCTGGCCGACGGCGGCGTCCGGGTCGCAGACAACGGCCGTGGCATCCCCGTGGACGAGCATCCGGTGGAAAAGCGCCCGGCGATCGAGGTGGTGCTCACCACGCTGCACGCCGGCGGCAAGTTCGACGGCAAGTCCTACGCGGTCTCCGGCGGTCTGCACGGCGTCGGCTCCTCCGTCGTCAACGCCCTGTCGACCAGGCTGGACGCCGAAGTCCGGCAAAAGGGATACGTCTGGCGGCAGTCCTACACCTGGCGCGGCCCCATCGCCCCGCTGGCCAAGGGCGAACCCACCGACGAGACCGGAACCACCATCACCTTCTGGCCGGATCCGGAGATCTTCGAGACCGTCGAGTGGAACTTCGAGACGCTCTCGCGGCGGCTGCAGGAGATGGCCTTCCTCAACCGGGGCCTGTCCATCACGCTGACCGACGAGCGCCCCGGGCACCTGGGCGGCGAGGACGGCACCGAGCCCCGCCGGGTGGTCTACTGCTACGAGGGCGGCATCTCCGACTTCGTCCGCTACCTCAACGCCAAGAAGGACGCCGTCCACCCCGACGTGATCTCCTTCGAGGAGCACACCGAGGGCATGTCGGTGGAGGTGGCGATGCAGTGGAGCGGCTCCTACACCGAGTCGGTCCACACCTTCGCCAACACCATCAACACCGCCGAGGGCGGCACCCACGAAGAGGGCTTCCGCTCGGCGCTGACCAGCGTGGTCAACCGCTACGCCCGCGACAAGGGCCTGCTGCGGGAAAAGGACGACAACCTCACCGGCGAGGACGTCCGCGAGGGCCTCACCGCGATCATCTCCATCAAGCTCACCAACCCCCAGTTCGAGGGCCAGACCAAGACCAAGCTCGGCAACACCGAGGCCCGCTCGTTCGTCCAAAAGACCGTCCACGAGCACCTGAAGGACTGGTTCGACCGCGAGCCCGGCCAGGCCAAAGAGATCATCAACAAGGCCAGCCAGGCCGCCCGGGCCCGCATCGCCGCCCGCCAGGCCCGCGACCTGACCCGCCGCAAGAGCCTGCTGGAGTCCACCTCACTGCCGGGCAAGCTGGCCGACTGCCAGTCCACCGACCCGGCCAAGTGCGAGCTGTACATCGTGGAGGGCGACTCGGCCGGCGGCTCGGCCAAGGGCGGACGCAACCCCCACTTCCAGGCGATCCTGCCGATCCGCGGCAAGATCCTCAACGTCGAGAAGGCCCGGATCGACAAGATCCTCAAGAACGCCGAGGTTCAGGCGATCATCACCGCGCTCGGCACCGGGGTGCACGATGAGTTCGACATCAGCAAGCTCCGCTACCACAAGATCATCCTGATGTCGGACGCCGACATCGACGGCCACCACATCAACACCCTGCTGCTGACGCTGCTGTTCCGCTTCATGCGGCCGCTGATCGAGGCCGGGCACGTCTACCTGTCCCAGCCCCCGCTCTACAAGATCAAGTGGGATCAGCGCGGCCAGGACGCCGAGTACGCCTACTCCGACGCCGAACGCGACGCCATCATCGAGGCCGGCATCGCCGCCGGCAAACGCGACCCCCGTCCCCGCGACGGCGTGCAGCGCTTCAAGGGACTGGGCGAGATGAACGCCCAAGAGCTGTGGGACACCACCATGGACCCCAGCCGCCGGGTGCTGCTGCAGGTCACGCTGGACGACGCCGCCCAGGCCGACGAGCTGTTCAGCGTCCTGATGGGCGAGGACGTCGAACCCCGCCGCGAGTTCATCCAGCGCAACGCCAAGGACGTGCGCTTCCTCGACATCTAGCGCCCCGGTCCCGCCGCCCGCGCGCGGGCGGACGCCGGCCGTGGACGTCCACTACGTAGAAGAGGTCTTGAAGCAGTGACGGAAGTGACCACCGGGGGCAGCGGACCGGGCGAGCGCATCGAACCGGTCGACATCCAGGTCGAGCTGCAACGCAGCTACCTCGACTACGCGATGTCCGTGATCGTCGCCCGGGCGTTGCCCGAGGTGCGCGACGGACTCAAACCCGTGCACCGCCGCGTGCTGTACGCCATGTACGACGGCGGCTACCGCCCCGACCGCGGCTACTTCAAGTGCGCCCGCGTCGTCGGCGACGTCATGGGGAATTACCACCCCCACGGCGACAGCGCCATCTACGACACCCTGGTCCGCCTCGCCCAGCCGTGGGCCATGCGGTACCCCCTGGTCGACGGCAACGGCAACTTCGGCTCCCGCGGCAACGACCCGGCCGCGGCCATGCGGTACACCGAGTGCCGCCTGGCCCCGCTGGCCATGGAGATGCTGCGGGACATCGACAAGGAGACCGTCGACTTCTCCCCCAACTACGACGGCCGCTCCACCGAGCCGGACGTGCTGCCGGCCCGCTTCCCCAACCTGCTGGTCAACGGCTCGGCCGGCATCGCCGTCGGGATGGCCACCAACATCCCCCCGCACAACCTGCGGGAGGTCACCGAGGGCGTCTTCTGGTACCTGGACAACTACCACGTCTCCGACGAAGAGCTGTTGGACGCCCTGATCGAACGGATCAAGGGCCCCGACTTCCCCACCGCCGCCCTCATCGTCGGCCGCAAGGGCATCGAGGACGCCTACCGCACCGGCCGCGGCTCCATCACCATGCGCGCGGTCGTGGAGATCGAAGAGATCCAGGGCCGCACCTGCCTGGTCGTCACCGAACTGCCCTACCAGGTCAACCCCGACAACCTCGCGCTGAAGATCGCCGAGCTGGTCAAGGAAGGCAAGCTGGAGGGCATCGCCGACGTCCGCGACGAGACCTCCGGCCGCACCGGCCAGCGCCTGGTGATCGTCCTGAAGAAGGACGCCATCGCCAAGGTCGTCCTCAACAACCTCTACAAGCACACCCAGCTGCAGGAGACCTTCGGCGCCAACATGCTGGCCCTGGTCGACGGGGTGCCCCGCACCCTGCGGCTGGACCAGTTCATCCGCTACTGGGTCGACCACCAGATCGACGTCATCGTCCGGCGCACCCGCTTCCTGCTGCGCAAGGCCGAAGAACGCGCCCACATCCTGCGCGCCCTGCTGCGCGCCCTGGACCGCATCGAAGAGGTCATCGCGCTGATCCGCGGCTCGGAATCGGCCCAGGCCGCCCAAGAGGGCCTGATGGCGCTGCTGCAGATCGACGAGGTCCAGGCCCAGGCCATCTTGGACATGCAGCTGCGCAAGCTGGCCGCCCTGGAACGGCAGGCCATCACCGACGAGTACGAGCGGCTGATGGCCGAGATCGCCGACTTCAACGAGATCCTGGC contains these protein-coding regions:
- the gyrB gene encoding DNA topoisomerase (ATP-hydrolyzing) subunit B is translated as MAYDASSITVLEGLEAVRKRPGMYIGSTGERGLHHLVYEIVDNSVDEALAGYADTIEVTLLADGGVRVADNGRGIPVDEHPVEKRPAIEVVLTTLHAGGKFDGKSYAVSGGLHGVGSSVVNALSTRLDAEVRQKGYVWRQSYTWRGPIAPLAKGEPTDETGTTITFWPDPEIFETVEWNFETLSRRLQEMAFLNRGLSITLTDERPGHLGGEDGTEPRRVVYCYEGGISDFVRYLNAKKDAVHPDVISFEEHTEGMSVEVAMQWSGSYTESVHTFANTINTAEGGTHEEGFRSALTSVVNRYARDKGLLREKDDNLTGEDVREGLTAIISIKLTNPQFEGQTKTKLGNTEARSFVQKTVHEHLKDWFDREPGQAKEIINKASQAARARIAARQARDLTRRKSLLESTSLPGKLADCQSTDPAKCELYIVEGDSAGGSAKGGRNPHFQAILPIRGKILNVEKARIDKILKNAEVQAIITALGTGVHDEFDISKLRYHKIILMSDADIDGHHINTLLLTLLFRFMRPLIEAGHVYLSQPPLYKIKWDQRGQDAEYAYSDAERDAIIEAGIAAGKRDPRPRDGVQRFKGLGEMNAQELWDTTMDPSRRVLLQVTLDDAAQADELFSVLMGEDVEPRREFIQRNAKDVRFLDI
- the dnaN gene encoding DNA polymerase III subunit beta; this encodes MKFRIDRDALADAVAWTARSLPQRPPVPVLGGMHLEAGDRLKLSAFDYEVSAQVTTDIDAEEPGTVLVPGRLLADISRALPPHPVEVTADGSKVMLRCGSAKFTLPTMPVEDYPSLPEMPPAAGSVGSDEFAVAVNQVAIAAGKDDTIPMLTGVRVEIDGETVTLASTDRYRLAVRELQWKPERPDFSAAALVPARTLADTAKSLTSGAEVEVALGGAGSTGEGMIGFSGGGRRTTTRLLDGDFVKYRSLLPTEYAGMAEVQTGPFIEAVKRVSLVAERNTPVRLAFSQGEVVLEAGTGDEAQAVEALEATLEGEDINIAFNHGFLLDGLSQIGSDVARLSFTTPTKPAVLTGKPPEEGATPSYRYLIMPVRLSG
- the dnaA gene encoding chromosomal replication initiator protein DnaA; this encodes MEGRDLTAVWARTLAALSEGDLPPSYRAWLPLVRPLALVEGTALLAAPNEFAKDALETRLRGLITQALSAELGREIRVAVTVQPEPPSDPAPADRAQPAPPAYRGQSHPGVIHSPGGAGGYPEGGYGGPVGQGYPPPRDGGHDDSDHDGVHPPGRHRAYQPHPGDYEGRHAGGHDRDGEPGHHRGPEAAPHGEESPWRPGVHMPPHLSDRPGGALHYENRYEEGAGRAGENSADLGTHHDHQGAAPRPDDPHRPFADRPFGEGAGRPGEGPGLFPIPDARHSAEGMLPADPAPPGQGRHRSDEHGHGEAGHLPPPGQGPRPYEGTFTGPFGQPPADGPLNQGRPAGGRADRPGDGGEHEQQPWQRRPAAEPRPGSEHARLNPKYTFETFVIGSSNRFAHAAAVAVAEQPAKAYNPLFIYGDSGLGKTHLLHAIGHYAQSLFSGVRVRYVSSEEFTNDFINAIRDGKADHFRRRYRDIDILLVDDIQFLEGKEQTQEEFFHTFNTLHNASKQIVISSDRPPKDLVTLEDRLRNRFEWGLTTDVQPPELETRIAILQKKARQEGLAVPQDVVEFIASQIATNIRELEGALIRVTAYASLNRQSVDMRVAETVLKDLIPDDSGPEITAAMIMAQTVEYFGTTIEDLCGPSRSRMLVTARQIAMYLCRELTDLSLPKIGAQFGGRDHTTVMHAERKIRALMAERRAIYNQVTELTGRIKNQARKR
- the gnd gene encoding phosphogluconate dehydrogenase (NAD(+)-dependent, decarboxylating) — protein: MHIGMVGLGRMGGNMAERLRRGGHTVVGYDRDPSLSDVSGLQELVERLPAPRAVWVMLPAGEPTRQTVHSLGELLEPGDVVIDGGNSNYRDDQEHGARLAAKGIGFIDCGVSGGVWGLENGYALMVGGEEEHVRRLMPIFETLKPAGEYGFVHAGKVGAGHFVKMVHNGIEYGMMQAFAEGYELIAASGLVKDVPETFRSWKEGTVIRSWLLDLLVRALEDDPGLEGIRGYAQDSGEGRWTVQAAVDHAVPLPVITAALYARFASRQDDSPAMRVVAALRNQFGGHAVESAKGADSPGADVAPPAV
- the recF gene encoding DNA replication/repair protein RecF (All proteins in this family for which functions are known are DNA-binding proteins that assist the filamentation of RecA onto DNA for the initiation of recombination or recombinational repair.), which encodes MHVAHLSLQDFRSYATAEIALEPGVSVFVGPNGQGKTNLMEAIGYVAAHSSHRVATDAPLIRQGAPRAIVRAGVVRDDRKALIELEINPGRSNRARLNRAPVPRPREILGMLRTVLFAPEDLALVKGDPGERRRFLDELLTARAPRLAGVRADYDRVLRQRNALLKSAAAHRRPPGPEMLATLEVWDSHLARVGAELLAARLKLVADLSPLAAKAYAALAPGGGIASLAYRSSLGERLPEDRMPVPRQTLAPLIEEALREVRRQELERGVSLVGPHRDELVLQLGGMPARGFASHGESWSLALALRLAAFELLRADGDDPVLILDDVFAELDTGRRRRLAELVAPAEQVLITAAVPADVPAELRGASFTVENGAVTRDL
- the gyrA gene encoding DNA gyrase subunit A; this encodes MTEVTTGGSGPGERIEPVDIQVELQRSYLDYAMSVIVARALPEVRDGLKPVHRRVLYAMYDGGYRPDRGYFKCARVVGDVMGNYHPHGDSAIYDTLVRLAQPWAMRYPLVDGNGNFGSRGNDPAAAMRYTECRLAPLAMEMLRDIDKETVDFSPNYDGRSTEPDVLPARFPNLLVNGSAGIAVGMATNIPPHNLREVTEGVFWYLDNYHVSDEELLDALIERIKGPDFPTAALIVGRKGIEDAYRTGRGSITMRAVVEIEEIQGRTCLVVTELPYQVNPDNLALKIAELVKEGKLEGIADVRDETSGRTGQRLVIVLKKDAIAKVVLNNLYKHTQLQETFGANMLALVDGVPRTLRLDQFIRYWVDHQIDVIVRRTRFLLRKAEERAHILRALLRALDRIEEVIALIRGSESAQAAQEGLMALLQIDEVQAQAILDMQLRKLAALERQAITDEYERLMAEIADFNEILASPERQRRIVREELEPIVERYGDERRTQIVPFDGDVSYEDLIPEEDIVVTITRGGYAKRTRVDAYREQKRGGKGVRGAQLKQDDIVEHFFVTTTHHWLLFFTNKGRVYRAKAYELPEGGRDSRGQHVANMLAFQPEEHIAEVLDLRDYDVAPYLVLATRQGKVKKTALKDFDSPRTGGIIAINLAEGDEVIAARLVFPTDDLLLVGTNAQAIRFHADDEQLRPMGRATSGVIGMRFDTGHLLDMHVIRDGDEDVLVATEGGYAKRTPVEQYPVQGRGGKGVLTAKIVQARGKLVGALMVRPEDGVFAMTSNGGVIRTNAGEIKRSGRQTMGVRLMNLAEGDSVVAIARNVESSMEEEPEAGDPQTAEGKPQ
- a CDS encoding DUF721 domain-containing protein; translated protein: MTSEPNKDPHPADDPAEPAPPAPASGKSGIELAREALAQARADALKRGTTPGRGRRKNVPRPRPVREVGRGGDPKPFGAAIRELLAARGWEQRAAVGGVFGNWPRIVGPELARHTKPERFDDGELTIVADSNAWAQQVRLLSAQLVRRLNEELGHGTVRRVKVLGPASGPRRPGAWRVR